In one window of Azotobacter salinestris DNA:
- the crp gene encoding cAMP-activated global transcriptional regulator CRP codes for MVALTLLPPKINNHDKLLAHCHRRRYTAKSTIIYAGDRCESLFFIIKGSVTILIEDDDGREMIIAYLNAGDFFGEMGLFDKEGSEKERSAWVRAKTECEVAEISYAKFRELAQQDPEILYALGRQMADRLRNTTRKVGDLAFLDVTGRVARTLLDLCKQPDAMTHPDGMQIKITRQEIGRIVGCSREMVGRVLKSLEEQGLVHVKGKTMVVFGTR; via the coding sequence GTGGTCGCTCTCACCCTTCTTCCACCCAAGATCAACAACCACGACAAACTGCTCGCCCATTGCCATCGGCGCCGCTACACGGCCAAGAGCACCATCATTTATGCGGGTGACCGGTGCGAGAGCCTGTTCTTCATCATCAAGGGTTCGGTCACCATCCTCATCGAAGATGACGACGGGCGCGAGATGATCATCGCCTACCTGAACGCCGGGGACTTCTTCGGAGAAATGGGCCTGTTCGACAAGGAAGGCAGCGAAAAGGAGCGCAGCGCCTGGGTCCGCGCCAAGACCGAATGCGAAGTGGCGGAAATCAGCTATGCGAAGTTCCGCGAACTGGCCCAGCAGGATCCGGAAATCCTCTACGCCCTCGGTCGGCAGATGGCCGACCGCCTGCGCAACACCACCCGCAAGGTCGGCGACCTGGCTTTCCTCGACGTCACGGGACGGGTGGCGCGCACCCTGCTCGATCTGTGCAAGCAGCCCGACGCCATGACCCATCCCGACGGCATGCAGATCAAGATCACCCGCCAGGAAATCGGCCGCATCGTCGGCTGCTCGCGGGAAATGGTCGGCCGCGTGCTGAAGAGCCTGGAGGAACAGGGGCTGGTCCACGTCAAGGGCAAGACCATGGTGGTCTTCGGCACCCGCTGA
- the hemJ gene encoding protoporphyrinogen oxidase HemJ — protein MLYLWLKALHIIAVVCWFAGLFYLPRLFVYHAMSEDLTSRERFCVMERKLYRGIMNPSLIATLLLGIGLIALNPGYYFSQGWMHAKLTAVLLLIGYHHVCGLQLKRFANGETPHGHVFFRWFNEIPVVFLLAIVILVVVRPF, from the coding sequence ATGCTCTACCTCTGGCTGAAAGCCCTGCACATCATCGCCGTCGTCTGCTGGTTCGCCGGACTCTTCTATCTGCCGCGCCTGTTCGTCTACCACGCCATGAGCGAAGACCTGACCAGCCGCGAGCGCTTCTGCGTCATGGAACGCAAGCTCTACCGGGGCATCATGAACCCCTCGCTGATCGCCACCCTGCTGCTCGGCATAGGGCTCATCGCGCTGAACCCGGGCTATTACTTCAGCCAGGGCTGGATGCACGCGAAACTCACCGCCGTCCTTCTGCTGATCGGCTACCACCATGTCTGCGGCCTCCAGCTCAAGCGCTTCGCCAATGGCGAGACGCCGCACGGTCATGTGTTCTTCCGCTGGTTCAACGAGATCCCTGTGGTCTTCCTGCTGGCCATCGTGATCCTGGTCGTGGTGCGCCCGTTCTAA
- a CDS encoding histidine triad nucleotide-binding protein — MDCLFCKIAAGEIPARKLYEDDLVVAFHDIGPQAPVHFLVIPKRHVPTLNDLSEEDRLLAGHMLFTAQRLAREQGCEEGFRVVMNCNEQGGQTVYHIHMHVLGQRQMHWPPG, encoded by the coding sequence GTGGACTGTCTATTTTGCAAAATCGCGGCCGGGGAGATCCCTGCGCGCAAGCTCTATGAGGACGACCTGGTCGTCGCCTTCCATGACATCGGCCCCCAGGCGCCGGTGCATTTTCTGGTCATCCCGAAGCGACACGTTCCCACCCTCAACGACCTGAGCGAAGAGGACAGGCTGCTGGCCGGACATATGCTCTTCACCGCCCAGCGCCTCGCCAGGGAGCAGGGTTGCGAGGAAGGCTTCCGCGTGGTGATGAACTGCAACGAGCAGGGCGGACAAACCGTCTACCACATCCACATGCATGTGCTCGGCCAGCGCCAGATGCACTGGCCCCCGGGCTGA
- a CDS encoding anhydro-N-acetylmuramic acid kinase, translating into MALYLGVMSGTSLDGIDIALVEQEGATTSLLDTHYVPMPAELRTELLSLCSPGPDELVRAALVEQRWVHLTAQGIDNLLKQQRIEPARIRAIGSHGQTVRHHPTQGVTIQIGNPALLAECTGISVVSDFRRRDLAAGGQGAPLVPAFHQALFAADNRHRAILNIGGFSNLTLIEPGRPVCGFDCGPGNVLLDAWIQHQQGVEFDRDGAWAAGGAVQSPLLQTLLGDPFFLTQGPKSTGRELFNMDWLARHLAKLPAMTPVDIQATLLELTATSIVGALRGAQARTDELLVCGGGAHNRTLMRRLAELLPTARVASTEAYGVPPDWIEAMAFAWLAHCCLEGIPANRPSVTGARGPRILGAIYPA; encoded by the coding sequence ATGGCGCTTTATCTGGGGGTGATGTCGGGCACCAGCCTGGACGGGATCGACATCGCCCTTGTCGAGCAGGAGGGCGCCACCACCAGCCTGCTCGACACTCACTATGTGCCCATGCCAGCGGAGCTCCGCACCGAGCTGCTATCCCTCTGCTCTCCCGGCCCCGACGAACTGGTGCGGGCGGCCCTTGTCGAGCAGCGCTGGGTGCACCTGACCGCCCAGGGCATCGACAACCTGCTCAAGCAGCAGCGCATCGAGCCGGCCCGAATTCGCGCCATCGGCAGTCACGGACAAACCGTCCGCCACCACCCCACCCAAGGCGTCACCATCCAGATCGGCAATCCAGCCTTGCTGGCCGAATGCACCGGCATCAGCGTCGTCAGCGACTTTCGCCGGCGCGATCTGGCCGCTGGCGGCCAAGGGGCTCCGCTGGTGCCCGCCTTCCACCAGGCGCTATTCGCAGCCGACAACCGCCACCGCGCCATTCTCAATATCGGCGGCTTCAGCAATCTGACCCTGATTGAACCAGGAAGGCCGGTCTGCGGCTTCGACTGCGGCCCCGGCAACGTTCTTCTGGATGCCTGGATCCAGCACCAGCAAGGTGTCGAGTTCGATCGCGATGGCGCCTGGGCGGCCGGCGGCGCGGTACAGTCGCCTTTGCTGCAGACCTTGCTTGGCGACCCCTTCTTTCTGACCCAGGGCCCGAAAAGCACAGGCCGAGAGCTGTTCAACATGGACTGGCTGGCCCGGCACCTGGCCAAACTGCCGGCCATGACGCCGGTAGACATCCAGGCCACGCTGCTCGAGCTCACCGCCACCAGCATCGTCGGTGCCCTGCGGGGAGCGCAGGCCAGGACGGACGAGCTGCTTGTCTGCGGCGGTGGAGCCCACAATCGGACACTCATGAGACGGCTGGCCGAGCTGCTGCCAACCGCCAGGGTAGCCAGCACCGAGGCCTACGGGGTTCCTCCGGACTGGATCGAAGCCATGGCCTTCGCCTGGCTGGCACATTGCTGCCTGGAGGGCATTCCTGCCAACCGGCCGAGCGTGACCGGTGCACGAGGACCGCGGATCCTCGGGGCAATCTATCCGGCCTGA
- the coq7 gene encoding 2-polyprenyl-3-methyl-6-methoxy-1,4-benzoquinone monooxygenase — protein MANERHYSPTDRLLLQADAALRTLLPFNGKPYRPSPAQGEPETQLDAGKARHVAGLMRINHTGEVCAQALYQGQALTARLPQVRSAMEQAANEEVDHLAWCEQRIRELDSRTSLLNPLFYGLSFGIGATAGLISDRISLGFVAATEDQVCKHLDDHLGQLPEEDRKSRAILEQMRIDERQHAATALEAGGLRFPAPVKFGMSLLSKVMTKTTYRI, from the coding sequence ATGGCCAACGAACGCCATTATTCGCCCACTGATCGCCTGCTGCTACAGGCCGATGCAGCGCTGCGCACCCTGCTGCCCTTCAACGGCAAGCCCTATCGCCCCTCTCCGGCACAGGGCGAACCGGAAACCCAGCTCGATGCCGGCAAGGCCCGCCATGTCGCCGGCCTGATGCGCATCAACCACACCGGCGAGGTCTGCGCCCAGGCGCTCTACCAGGGCCAGGCGCTGACGGCCAGGCTGCCGCAGGTGCGCAGCGCCATGGAACAGGCCGCCAATGAGGAGGTCGATCACCTGGCCTGGTGCGAACAGCGTATCCGCGAGCTGGACAGCCGGACGAGCCTGCTCAATCCGTTGTTCTACGGACTGTCCTTCGGTATCGGTGCCACTGCCGGGCTGATCAGCGACAGGATCAGCCTGGGCTTCGTCGCAGCGACCGAGGACCAGGTCTGCAAGCACCTGGATGACCACCTGGGTCAGTTGCCGGAGGAAGACCGGAAATCCCGCGCCATCCTCGAGCAGATGCGCATTGACGAGCGGCAACACGCCGCAACCGCCCTCGAGGCCGGCGGCCTGCGCTTTCCGGCGCCGGTCAAGTTTGGCATGTCCCTGCTGTCCAAGGTGATGACCAAGACCACCTACCGGATCTGA
- the argC gene encoding N-acetyl-gamma-glutamyl-phosphate reductase produces the protein MVKVGIVGGTGYTGVELLRLLAQHPQAEVAVITSRSEAGVKVADMYPNLRGHYDELAFSVPDSAVLGGCDVVFFATPHGVAHALAGELLAAGTRVIDLSADFRLQDAEEWARWYGQPHGAPQLLPEAIYGLPEVNREQIRTARLIAVPGCYPTATQLGFLPLLEAGLADNARLIADCKSGVSGAGRGAKVGSLFCEAGESMMAYSVKGHRHLPEISQGLRRAAGEAVGLTFVPHLTPMIRGIHATLYATVADRSVDLQALYEKRYANEPFVDVMPAGSHPETRSVRGANVCRIAVHRPQGGDLVVVLSVIDNLVKGASGQAVQNMNILFGLDERLGLAHAALLP, from the coding sequence ATGGTCAAGGTCGGTATCGTTGGCGGCACGGGCTATACCGGGGTCGAACTGCTGCGTCTGCTGGCGCAGCATCCTCAGGCGGAGGTGGCGGTGATCACCTCGCGCTCGGAGGCGGGGGTGAAGGTTGCCGATATGTACCCGAACCTGCGCGGCCATTACGACGAACTGGCCTTCAGTGTGCCGGACAGCGCCGTTCTGGGCGGCTGCGATGTGGTGTTCTTCGCCACGCCACATGGTGTCGCCCATGCCCTGGCCGGCGAGTTGCTGGCGGCCGGCACTCGGGTGATCGACCTGTCCGCCGACTTCCGTCTGCAGGATGCCGAAGAGTGGGCTCGCTGGTACGGTCAGCCGCATGGCGCTCCGCAGCTGCTGCCGGAGGCGATCTATGGCCTGCCGGAGGTGAATCGCGAGCAGATTCGCACCGCGCGTCTGATCGCCGTCCCCGGCTGCTATCCGACGGCGACTCAGCTGGGCTTCCTGCCGCTGCTGGAAGCCGGCCTGGCCGACAACGCACGGCTGATCGCCGACTGTAAGTCCGGGGTCAGCGGTGCCGGCCGCGGGGCCAAGGTCGGCTCGCTGTTCTGCGAGGCCGGCGAGAGCATGATGGCCTACTCGGTGAAGGGGCATCGTCACTTGCCGGAAATCAGCCAGGGCCTGCGTCGCGCGGCCGGGGAAGCAGTCGGACTGACCTTCGTGCCGCATTTGACGCCGATGATCCGTGGCATTCACGCCACCTTGTATGCGACCGTCGCCGACCGTTCCGTGGATCTGCAGGCGCTCTACGAGAAGCGTTATGCCAATGAGCCTTTCGTCGATGTCATGCCGGCCGGCAGCCATCCGGAAACCCGCAGCGTGCGGGGTGCCAACGTTTGCCGCATCGCCGTGCACCGGCCGCAGGGCGGCGATCTGGTGGTGGTGCTGTCGGTAATCGACAATCTGGTCAAGGGCGCCTCCGGTCAGGCCGTCCAGAACATGAACATCCTCTTCGGTCTGGATGAGCGGCTCGGTCTGGCCCATGCGGCCTTGCTGCCTTGA
- the trpC gene encoding indole-3-glycerol phosphate synthase TrpC: MSLPTVLEKIIARKVEEVAERSARVPLAEVEALARSASTPRGFAAALQAQVGRKQPAVIAEVKKASPSKGVLREHFAPAEIARSYEDGGATCLSVLTDVDFFQGSDAYLQEARAACGLPVIRKDFLIDPYQVVEARALGADCVLLIVAALGDAQMLELAATARDVGLDVLVEVHDGAELERALQLETPLIGINNRNLHTFEVSLETTLDLLPKVPRDRLVVTESGILNRADVELMEVSGVYAFLVGEAFMRAEKPGAELRRLFFPG; this comes from the coding sequence GTGAGCCTGCCCACCGTTCTGGAAAAGATCATCGCGCGCAAGGTCGAGGAAGTCGCCGAGCGCAGCGCCCGTGTCCCGCTGGCCGAGGTCGAGGCGCTGGCCCGCTCCGCCAGTACCCCGCGCGGCTTCGCCGCGGCCCTGCAGGCGCAGGTCGGGCGCAAGCAGCCGGCGGTGATCGCCGAAGTCAAGAAGGCCTCGCCGAGCAAGGGCGTGTTGCGCGAGCACTTCGCCCCCGCGGAGATCGCCAGGAGCTATGAGGACGGCGGAGCGACCTGTCTGTCGGTGCTGACCGACGTGGACTTCTTCCAGGGCAGCGACGCCTATCTGCAGGAGGCCCGCGCGGCCTGCGGCCTGCCGGTGATCCGCAAGGACTTCCTCATCGACCCCTATCAGGTGGTCGAGGCCCGCGCGCTGGGTGCCGATTGCGTGCTGCTGATCGTCGCCGCGCTGGGCGATGCGCAGATGCTGGAGCTGGCCGCCACCGCCAGGGATGTCGGTCTCGACGTGCTGGTGGAGGTGCATGACGGCGCCGAGCTGGAGCGGGCACTGCAATTGGAGACGCCGCTGATCGGCATCAACAACCGCAACCTGCATACCTTCGAGGTGAGCCTGGAAACCACCCTCGACCTGCTGCCGAAGGTGCCGCGGGACCGTCTGGTGGTCACCGAGAGCGGCATTCTCAACCGCGCCGATGTCGAGCTGATGGAGGTCAGCGGCGTGTATGCCTTCCTCGTCGGCGAGGCGTTCATGCGGGCGGAGAAGCCGGGCGCCGAGCTGCGCCGGCTGTTCTTCCCGGGCTGA
- the speD gene encoding adenosylmethionine decarboxylase, which translates to MKSKLKLHGFNNLTKTLSFNIYDICYAETPEDQQAYIRYIDEEYDAQRLTQILTDVVDIIGANVLNIARQDYDPQGASVTILISEQPVEPTESQIEESPGPLPETILAHLDKSHITVHTYPEIHPVDGLATFRVDIDVSTCGVISPLKALNYLIHQFDSDIVTVDYRVRGFTRDVEGRKHFIDHEINSIQKYLSADTRAAYQMTDVNVYQENMFHTKMLLKDFDLDNYLFGDATRNLSAEQRKQVEERLRHEMLEIFYARNMPH; encoded by the coding sequence GTGAAAAGCAAACTCAAGCTCCACGGGTTCAACAACCTGACCAAGACCTTGAGCTTCAACATCTACGACATTTGCTACGCCGAGACGCCGGAAGACCAGCAGGCCTATATCCGGTACATCGACGAAGAGTACGATGCCCAGCGGCTGACGCAGATTCTCACCGATGTTGTCGACATTATCGGCGCCAACGTGCTGAACATTGCCCGTCAGGACTATGATCCGCAGGGTGCCAGCGTGACCATCCTGATCTCCGAGCAGCCGGTCGAGCCGACCGAGAGCCAGATCGAGGAGTCACCCGGGCCGCTGCCGGAAACCATCCTGGCGCACCTGGACAAGAGCCACATCACCGTTCACACCTATCCGGAAATCCATCCGGTCGATGGCCTGGCTACCTTCCGGGTGGATATCGACGTGTCCACCTGCGGGGTGATCTCGCCGCTGAAGGCGCTCAACTACCTGATCCACCAGTTCGATTCGGACATCGTCACCGTGGACTACCGGGTGCGCGGCTTCACCCGCGACGTGGAAGGGCGCAAGCACTTCATCGATCACGAGATCAACTCGATCCAGAAATACCTCTCCGCGGATACCCGTGCGGCCTACCAGATGACCGATGTGAACGTGTATCAGGAGAATATGTTCCACACCAAGATGCTGCTCAAGGACTTCGATCTGGACAACTACCTGTTCGGCGATGCCACCCGCAACCTGTCCGCCGAGCAGCGCAAGCAGGTGGAGGAGCGTCTGCGCCACGAGATGCTGGAAATCTTCTACGCGCGCAACATGCCGCACTGA
- a CDS encoding OsmC family protein — MKARIQWAGEAMFIGESGSGHAVVMDGPPENGGRNLGIRPMEMVLLGLGGCSSFDVVSILKKSRQAVENCEAFLEAERAGEDPKVFTKIHLHFVVKGRGLKEAQVKRAVELSAEKYCSASIMLGRAGVEISHDYEIVELG; from the coding sequence ATGAAAGCGCGCATTCAATGGGCCGGTGAAGCCATGTTCATCGGCGAGTCCGGCAGCGGTCATGCGGTCGTCATGGACGGCCCGCCGGAGAATGGCGGGCGCAATCTCGGCATCCGGCCGATGGAAATGGTGCTGCTCGGCCTGGGCGGTTGCTCCAGCTTCGATGTGGTGAGCATCCTGAAGAAGTCGCGGCAGGCGGTGGAGAACTGCGAGGCCTTCCTGGAAGCCGAGCGGGCCGGCGAGGACCCCAAGGTATTCACCAAAATCCACCTGCATTTCGTGGTCAAGGGGCGGGGACTGAAGGAGGCGCAGGTCAAGCGGGCCGTGGAGCTGTCGGCAGAGAAATATTGTTCCGCCTCCATCATGCTGGGCCGCGCCGGGGTGGAGATCAGCCACGATTACGAAATCGTCGAACTCGGCTGA
- the erpA gene encoding iron-sulfur cluster insertion protein ErpA has product MTVETFTPTPLLFTQGAATKVKTLISEEGNPRLKLRVFVTGGGCSGFQYGFTFDEDVAEDDTIVEREGVSLVVDPMSFQYLAGAEVDYQEGLEGSRFVIKNPNAATTCGCGQSFSV; this is encoded by the coding sequence ATGACCGTTGAAACCTTCACCCCGACTCCGCTGCTCTTTACGCAGGGGGCCGCAACCAAGGTGAAGACCCTGATCAGCGAGGAAGGCAACCCGCGGCTGAAGCTCCGTGTTTTTGTCACGGGCGGGGGATGCTCGGGCTTCCAGTACGGCTTCACCTTCGATGAGGATGTCGCCGAGGATGACACCATTGTCGAGCGTGAAGGCGTCAGCCTGGTCGTCGACCCCATGAGTTTCCAGTATCTGGCTGGGGCCGAGGTCGATTATCAGGAGGGGCTGGAGGGCTCGCGCTTCGTGATCAAGAACCCGAATGCCGCGACCACCTGTGGTTGTGGCCAGTCCTTCTCGGTCTGA